A region of the Oncorhynchus nerka isolate Pitt River linkage group LG9a, Oner_Uvic_2.0, whole genome shotgun sequence genome:
TACTTACAGCAAATGCATGTTTTATCATTAGGCCTACCTTTTAATGTTTTTATTAGTCTACTATTTTTTATATTTCCTGTGCCTCACATTTCCCACAAAATAACAATTTTTGCTTGCAATACAATTGATCAACCACTAGAAGTTGAGAGTATGCATGAGCTGAGCTGTACGTGGAGATACTCACACTTTCCTGTCACGTTCCAATTGATCAATGCCAACCTTTGCGAGAAAACTGGCGCGCAAGGTTGAGTCCTTTTCGTGCACACGCACCTTTGCAAAATGTGTCATTCATGTTTGTCCTACTCCCAAAGTCTGTATCACTCAGTCTCTAACTGGACAATAAATGCTGACACCAATGCAGTGGGAGTGTAAAACTGTTGGATCCATAGACATAGAATAAACAATTATACTGTATTTCTATGGTTGGTTCCCTACCTTGAAAGCTTTGGAGATGGCCAACACGATAAGGCGGATCTGCCTGAATTTGGAGATAATTTTCAGGGAGCGGAGGATACGGAACTTCTTTAGGAGTGCCACAATCTCCAGGTCGTCAGTGTCCACCCCTTTGAAGACCTTCACGATCTCTGGTATAACAgactgggggaggagagaggtaacCTGAGTACTGTAACTGAGATTTGGacttgtatgtacagtgccttcagaaagaattcacatCCATTCACGGATTCCATTTGTTGAATTCCTGaatgcctgaattcaaaattgattaaatatctAATTTTTTCTCTCAcctatctacacaaaataccccatcatgacaaagtgaaaacacgtttttagaaattgttgcacatTTATCtagaatgaaatacagaaatatataatTTACGTAAGTATCcacacctgagtcaatacatagAATCGCCTTTAGCAGCAattagtctttctgggtaagtctctaagagctttgcatgcctggattgtacaatataaaattatataaactaggtcaagttggttgttgatcattgctagacagccattttcaagtcttgccatagattttcaagacaattttaagtcaaaactgtaacttggccacgcAGGAACTTTCactgcaactccagtgtagatttggccttgtgttttaggttattgtcttgttGAAAGATTAATTAATCTCcccgtgtctggtggaaagcagactgaaccaggtgttcctctaggattttgcctgtgcttagctccattcggctttattttttattctgaaaaactccccagtccttaacgattacaagcatacccataacatgattcagccaccactatgcttgaaaatatggagagtggtccacagtaatgtgttatattggatttgccccaaacataatgctttgtattcaggacaaaaagttaatttctttgccacaatttttgcagtattactttagtgccttgttgcaaacaggatgtttctgaatatttgtattctgtacaggcttccttcttttcactctgtcaaataggttagtattgtggattaactacaatgttgttgatccatcctcagttttctactatcacagtcattaaactcttttactgttttaaagtcaccattggtctcaTTGTAAAATCCCAGAGCGGTTTCCTtcatctctggcaactgagttaggaaggacgcctgtatctttgtacttACTGGGTATATTGATAAACCATAACTTCAACATGCTCAAAACGATATGCAACGTCTGCTTTCTTTATTTTAACCAATAGGTCCCCTTCTTTGCGAAGCATTTAAAACCTTCCTGATCTTTGATTCGTCaatggaaaacctccctgatctttgATTCatcattttaattttaattttacctttatttaaccaggcaagtcagttaagaacacatccttattttcaatgacggcctgggaacagtgggttaactgcctgttcaggggcagaacgacagatttgtaccttgtcagctcgggggtttgaactcgcatccttccggttactagtccaacgctctaaccactaggctatgctgccgccccattggaaaaccttcctgaggtttgtggttgaatctgtgtttagaATTCAcatctcgactgagggaccttacagatcgtTATATGTGTGGGGTATGGGGATGAGGGGTTCATTCCaacatcatgttaaacactattacacacagtgagtccatgcaacttagtatggtttctaactcctctagctccacaatgagatagggtgcaggccaggcggcaggatagggtgcaggccaggcggcaggatagggtgcaggccaggcggcaggatagggtgcaggccaggcggcaggatagggtgcaggccaggcagactctgtctcgacctttaagtctttattgaaaactaatctcttcagtaggtcctatgattgagtgtaggctggcccaggggtgtgaaggtgaacagaaaggcactggagagaagaaccacccttgctgtcactggcttactggtgcaaTTACATCCCTATGAGGAGTGCGTCACTTGAGTAGGTTGAGtctctgacgtgatcttcctgtctgggttgctaCCTTgttccggacctgctgttttcgactttCTCTCTAGTGCACCTGctctctctaactctgaatgatcagctatgaaaagccaaatggcatttactcctgagatgctgacctgttgcaccctctacaaccactgtgaccccgctggtcatctatgaatgtttgaacatcttggtcatgtactgttatctccacccggcacagccataagaggactggccacccctcagagcatggttcctctctaggttccttcctaggttcctgcctttctagggagtttgcaAGGCAAAGGGATTTTAATACTTATTGACCcaagacatttcaacttttcattttttatgcatttgtaaaaatgtctacaaacataattccactttgacatgatggggtattgtgcgtaggcacaaaatctcaattgaatctatttttaattcagactgtaacacaacaaaatgtggaaaatgtcaaggggtttgaattccttctgaaggcactgtatgtgtatatCTACATAATGCATAGGCCTCTATGTATAGGTATGCATTTATTTATGTGCATCTATCTACATCACATCTACAGTACATTCACATGGAGACAAGACATTATTCAATTCTTTGCTGGTTTGACTCTTACCAGCATGGTGACAGCAAAATCAAAGATGTTCCAGGTGCTTTTCCAGAAGTTCCAGAAGTTGTCCAACCACTTCAATACGATCTCCAGGAAGAAGATGGCCAGGATGCTCCAGTCCAACATTTCCAGAACCAGTTTCACAATCTCCAGCTTGGGGTCCATGTTGTCAAACACCTCTTGGGCAGAAAGAATAGTCAGGTTGCCAGGTCTGCTTGTTGTCCAGCCAACAACAGTCAATGAGTTGGCTAAAGCAAAGATGAATAATTTGCAAACCTTAGAATACATTTTGAAGCTAAGAAAGATCTAAGCTCAGTGTTGATTACATTTGTAAATTTTTTATTGCCAGGCAAAATAGTTTAGAGATTGGGTGATAGTTATTAATGTCGGAGGGGTTACCACCTTTGTGATGGTGCGCATGGGCAGCCTTCCAAACCCTAGGAATAGCACCCAAGACAACGAAATATTTCAATGATTCCGCAATCAGAGTAGCAGAAAGATGCAGTAAGAAAAGATTGAGCAAATCAGCCCCAgtggataaaaaaaaacattaatctTAAGCAAGGTGTCAAGCACATCTCAGTAGAAAGTTCTTGAAATTAAAACAAAGATTCAGTAGAAGTTGACTGATCTTTCATTGAGCCAACTGGAGATTGGGAGAGGGAAGAGCGGTCGACTaactgaccagggtcagttaaaccaccatttCTTCCAAATAAAAAGCCTGCCGAGATAAAAGCATCGCTTTACTCATTTTTCTCAGTAATGCCAGTCTGACACGATTTGGGGAAGGAGAGGAATTTCCACGTTTCAGTGCATTAAATGTTTTCCCAAAATTCTACGGCTCACCAGCAGAGTCTGAGATAGAACTTAGAAAGTAGCTTGATTTAGCTTTCTCAATTAAGGAAGTGTATCTATTTCTCAATTGCCTGAAACACTGCCAATCAGCTACCGAGTCATTTTGTCTGCCAGAGACACAGTATAAAAATGGATGAAAAAAGTTATAGAGCCAGTTTAGGGTCAGGCATGCGGCCGACAGAGGAAAGCTCGGAGCAAAACATACAGTAGTATCTTGAAGAGATACTCGGGGAGTTATCTTTTTTAAATTCATCTTCATAATTATATGAAGATCACAGTGTTTTGTTTCGTATCTCTAATACGTGCAATGATCACTGATGTCATTAGCAAAACCTTACTTGATGAGTACTTGTGGGAGCTATTTGTCAAAATTAGATTAATCAGCGAGGACTTTGCTGGGTTTCTTACATGAATCACTGTAGGTTTGGGGAGATTAGTTGAGTCAGGTTATAGCCCAGACAAATATTCTTCAAATGATCAGAGGCCATGTTAAGCCAATCCAGGTTCAAATCTTCTAACATAACTAATTCAGATGACATAAAATGTTATAAATACTGGGAAATAGTACCAACAGCATCCGCCAATGCAGCAGGAGGGCATTAAATCCCTGCTACAAACAAGTTAGTATTTTGGCATAAAGCCACATCTATAAGCAAACACTCACACTTTTTGTGGATAGTGACACTTAGAGAACATGCATTGATTTCACATGTATAGCCACCCCTCACTCTTTTTTTCAGGATATCACACCTGAAGATGTTGTAATCCCCAATTCCAATGTCCTTATTCATAATCGAACCACTGAGCCAGGTCTTTGTGAGAAACAGAATATCAGGGTGTGTGTCATGCACCCAGAAATCAAGAAGGTTCATCTTTGACGTGACGTTAATGTGCAACAGCCCAAGCCCTCTAATTGATTTGAAAACCGAGGGGGGTATCCATTTGTGGAATTCACATAGGAACTAATAGTACTGGTCGAGCTAACGGCTATCTGCTGACAGAGTTATCACTGGAATGACAGTGGTATTCAGGGGAGTTAGAGgaacataaattaggttactGACATTGAACACATAACCATTTATACGGGAAATAACATGCTTTCCATGTCCTCTGTTGCTAACTATGACAGGGGGGACTGGAGCACTAACAGAATCGGACCGTGCACTTCTAAATATAGTAGGAATTCAATCTATGTAGTGAAACATCTTATGTCATATTGAAAATTCCAGTCAATGCTCATAGACCCCGGCTGTGGAAATATGGGGATGAAATGCATTACAAGTGTTAATGATTTATTTGACATTGACTTGATAGGATGAGAGACTTTGATATTTTTTACCTGCTTGTATCTCCAAGACAATGGTGTTCAGAATGATGAGGATGACAATGATATTCATAAATATTTTACCTGGAGAATTCTGTCAAGTAAACAGTACACTTGAAAGGAATATGTACAAAGCTATTTCCTGAGACAACACTTGTTCACTTGTAATGTTCCTATGAATAATCATGAAAAACATTGAAAAACTCTTgagcccccaaaaaaaaaaatatatataggtaGTTTGTTTAGGGTTTGTTTTGAAATGGCTTGCATCTATATGGTTAATTACTTTACGTCATTGCAGTTACAGGTACAACTAAAACCCAAGGCTTTGGTTTTCCATTCAGGACTGGGTGTAAGGATACTCTCTAGAATCCAGTGGGCAAACATGTTCAAGGGCGGATAGTTGGCATGGAGGTTCTCCAGTCGTCCCTGGCGACGGAGGTCCATGGTGATGGTGCTGCCCCTCTGGGGGGAGATCTCGAAACGCACTAGCTGGTGTGTGTCCTTCCCCATCAGGCTGGTGTAGTTCTCCTCgtctgtcaaacacacacacacagacaggcagacagacaggcagacagacagacagacacgagaTAAGCATCCTTGTTATTTAGCAATGCCTTCTTAAAAACAAATACACACGATAGAATCACAGTATTCCTGTATTGTAAAGTGTAGGCCAAGCAGGACCAAAGTGTGTAATCATCTGAAGTAAACATACTTCTACAAATCTCTTCACAGACAAACACCTCTATTCTCAAAACAACTCAGGCCGGTTTCATTCAGACCAAATAGGAAGCTATGTCATTACTGTGGGCTACCTAAAACATCATTGGTGCAGTATTTGGggcttcctctctgctcctcctgtaACTGGTCCAGCAGGTAGAAGCTCTGGATGAGTTTGGACCTGACCACCTCTGCTCTGGGAAGGAACTTCTCATTGGTTGACTTGCCCCTCTCATCATGGCTGTTATAGGAGGGAAGATCCATGGAGGGGGGCTCCTGGAAAATGACCATGCAAATTACGGCAATTGTTGTCAGTGATTAGACCCTGAATGTACAGGAAAGTTTTTAAAGAATGCCATTCATATGACAATTTGGATAGCCATAAATTCACAACATGAAACAGTATTGTTAAATTATTACTTACCTGTGTCCCCATTTGTCTATATGAATATCGTTCAGCTAAGCAAAACAAAAGAAGTTTGACATGATTTCACCAAAGCAGTTTGACATGACTGAAATGTTCTCTTCAACAGAACACAAATGTGTCATAAATCGAAATGGTATTTTACT
Encoded here:
- the LOC115134537 gene encoding cation channel sperm-associated protein 2 produces the protein MVIFQEPPSMDLPSYNSHDERGKSTNEKFLPRAEVVRSKLIQSFYLLDQLQEEQRGSPKYCTNDVLDEENYTSLMGKDTHQLVRFEISPQRGSTITMDLRRQGRLENLHANYPPLNMFAHWILESKIFMNIIVILIILNTIVLEIQAEVFDNMDPKLEIVKLVLEMLDWSILAIFFLEIVLKWLDNFWNFWKSTWNIFDFAVTMLSVIPEIVKVFKGVDTDDLEIVALLKKFRILRSLKIISKFRQIRLIVLAISKAFKAMTFIFLLLLVFAYIFAVVGVILFESYTRSNIEGLVYNMNFKDIYNSFITLFILFTMDHWYALLADTRKVPELDKAICGLYIILWLLIGSFVFRNIFVGIMVNNFQAIRSDLSKEVQQIEIQAKADLFKAEIINRRISHSKFAGLSKVAEDGEESFSTEDLLQFTRSNIPEKDWESYVEENMKVMQEQEEDEKVTWPRDSLFRYFELLEVLQHNLDERKRLQNLAVQALLNLHDS